A window from Peptococcaceae bacterium encodes these proteins:
- the fusA gene encoding elongation factor G: protein MSRQYSLEKTRNIGIMAHIDAGKTTTTERILFYTGRVHKMGEVHDGAATMDWMVQEQERGITITSAATTCFWKDHRINIIDTPGHVDFTVEVERSLRVLDGAVAVFCSVGGVEPQSETVWRQADRYGVPRIAYINKMDRIGADFFRGVNMIRERLGANPVPIQLPIGSEESFRGIVDLVKMKAYYYLDDLGTRSEETGIPEDMLELAREYHEKLLEAVADYDDKLTQKYLEGEEITEEEIRAAIRSATIDVKLIPVVCGSSFKNKGVQLLLDAIINYLPAPTDIPSIHGVHPESGADEIRHADDNEPFSALAFKIMSDPYVGKLAFFRVYSGVLKSGSYVYNTTRNKRERIGRLLQMHANHREEVNEVYAGDIAAAVGLRDTTTGDTLCDEDHPVILESMQFPEPVIDVAIEPKTKADQEKMGAALARLAEEDPTFRIQTNPETGQTIISGMGELHLEIIVDRLLREFKVDANVGRPQVAYKETIRYRSKAEGKFIRQTGGRGQYGHCLIEIEPLERGSGFEFVDKTVGGVIPKEYIPPVEDGIREAMENGILAGYPVVDIRATVYDGSYHEVDSSEMAFKIAGSIAFKNAAVKADPVVLEPVMKVEVLVPEAYMGDVIGDLNSRRGRIEGMESRTGLQVIRGFVPLAEMFGYATDLRSKTQGRGTYVMQFSHYEETPENIGEEIIARRQGRL from the coding sequence ATGAGCAGACAGTACTCTCTGGAAAAAACAAGAAACATAGGTATTATGGCTCATATTGACGCAGGCAAAACGACAACCACCGAGAGAATACTTTTTTATACTGGCCGGGTTCATAAAATGGGTGAGGTCCATGACGGCGCAGCCACCATGGACTGGATGGTCCAGGAGCAGGAAAGGGGCATCACCATTACCTCAGCCGCTACTACCTGTTTTTGGAAAGACCATCGTATAAACATTATCGACACGCCAGGGCACGTTGATTTTACCGTAGAGGTGGAACGCTCTTTGCGTGTCCTGGATGGGGCAGTCGCTGTTTTCTGCTCAGTAGGCGGCGTCGAACCCCAGTCTGAAACGGTCTGGCGCCAGGCCGATCGTTACGGGGTTCCTCGCATCGCTTATATAAATAAAATGGACAGGATCGGAGCAGATTTCTTTAGAGGAGTAAACATGATCAGGGAGCGGTTGGGAGCGAATCCCGTTCCCATTCAGCTGCCGATTGGTTCGGAAGAAAGCTTTCGGGGAATCGTTGATTTGGTTAAAATGAAAGCTTACTACTACCTGGACGACCTGGGCACCAGGAGCGAAGAAACCGGCATTCCGGAAGATATGCTGGAATTGGCCCGGGAATATCATGAAAAACTGCTTGAAGCCGTCGCGGACTATGATGATAAACTTACCCAAAAGTACCTGGAAGGCGAGGAAATAACGGAGGAAGAAATCAGGGCGGCCATTCGTTCCGCCACCATAGACGTAAAGCTTATTCCCGTTGTTTGCGGGTCGTCCTTCAAAAACAAAGGTGTCCAGCTCCTTCTGGATGCGATAATAAATTACCTTCCGGCTCCGACGGACATTCCTTCGATCCACGGGGTACACCCCGAATCCGGGGCAGATGAAATCAGGCACGCCGATGATAATGAGCCGTTTTCAGCCCTGGCCTTTAAGATCATGTCCGACCCCTATGTCGGTAAACTGGCCTTTTTTAGAGTATACTCCGGCGTGCTGAAATCAGGTTCTTACGTATATAATACAACCAGAAACAAAAGGGAACGCATCGGCCGCCTCCTGCAAATGCATGCCAATCACCGGGAAGAGGTTAACGAGGTGTATGCGGGAGATATTGCGGCGGCGGTAGGGCTGCGGGATACCACCACCGGGGATACGCTTTGCGATGAGGATCATCCTGTGATCCTGGAATCAATGCAGTTCCCGGAACCTGTAATCGACGTGGCAATCGAACCCAAAACAAAAGCCGACCAGGAAAAAATGGGCGCTGCCTTAGCCCGCCTGGCGGAAGAGGATCCCACTTTCCGCATCCAGACGAATCCCGAAACGGGCCAGACCATCATTTCCGGGATGGGCGAACTGCACCTGGAAATAATTGTCGACCGCTTGCTGAGGGAGTTTAAGGTGGATGCCAACGTAGGACGACCGCAGGTGGCATATAAGGAAACGATCCGTTACAGGAGCAAAGCGGAAGGCAAATTTATTCGCCAAACCGGGGGGCGCGGCCAGTACGGTCACTGCCTCATCGAAATCGAACCCCTGGAAAGGGGAAGCGGTTTTGAATTCGTTGACAAAACCGTGGGAGGAGTCATACCCAAAGAATACATTCCCCCGGTTGAAGATGGTATCAGGGAAGCCATGGAAAACGGCATTCTGGCCGGGTATCCCGTGGTCGACATACGGGCTACCGTGTACGACGGGTCCTATCACGAGGTTGATTCTTCGGAGATGGCTTTTAAGATTGCCGGTTCGATAGCTTTTAAAAACGCCGCCGTGAAGGCAGACCCGGTTGTCCTGGAGCCGGTTATGAAAGTAGAAGTCCTGGTTCCCGAAGCATACATGGGCGATGTGATCGGAGACCTGAACAGCAGGCGCGGTCGCATCGAAGGAATGGAATCCCGCACCGGGCTCCAGGTGATAAGAGGATTTGTTCCCCTGGCCGAAATGTTTGGTTACGCGACT